One segment of Helicobacter anatolicus DNA contains the following:
- the secE gene encoding preprotein translocase subunit SecE, with translation MNKIITYYRLAREELSKVIFPTKEQIRNALISVAVVVISISIFLAIVDLILSASVSSIL, from the coding sequence ATGAACAAAATAATTACATATTACAGATTAGCTAGAGAAGAACTTTCTAAGGTAATTTTTCCTACAAAAGAGCAAATTAGAAATGCATTGATCTCTGTTGCAGTTGTTGTGATTTCAATTTCTATTTTTTTAGCTATCGTAGATCTTATTTTATCTGCTTCTGTATCTAGTATTCTTTGA
- a CDS encoding urease accessory protein UreF, protein MDFLLLQVNDSLFPIGGYTHSFGLESYIQMGRVKNKEQAFAYLKSNLNTQVLYTDLLMIKLIYKAGENLDRILELEDLANAATPASEMRDGMRKLGMRFLKTIQALPLEEKEFLKQYRERTELPIHASVYGVFCMVNQIDFEKAIKHYLYAQSSGIVTNCVKTIPLSQTDGQIILTRLHQEFDVIYKKLQSLEEGHFCNASIHNDIKAMQHENLYSRLYMS, encoded by the coding sequence ATGGATTTTTTATTATTACAGGTTAATGATTCGTTATTTCCAATCGGGGGTTATACTCATTCTTTTGGGCTTGAGAGTTATATACAAATGGGAAGGGTAAAAAATAAAGAACAAGCATTTGCGTATTTGAAATCTAATTTAAATACACAAGTGCTTTATACAGATTTATTGATGATTAAGTTGATTTATAAGGCAGGCGAGAATCTTGACCGAATCTTAGAGCTAGAAGACTTGGCAAATGCAGCTACTCCTGCAAGCGAGATGCGTGATGGTATGAGAAAACTAGGAATGCGATTTTTAAAAACCATACAAGCCTTGCCCTTGGAGGAAAAGGAGTTTCTTAAACAATATAGGGAAAGGACAGAATTGCCGATTCATGCAAGTGTGTATGGTGTGTTTTGTATGGTGAATCAAATTGATTTTGAAAAGGCTATTAAGCATTATCTTTATGCTCAAAGTTCTGGAATTGTGACAAATTGTGTTAAAACAATTCCTTTATCTCAAACTGATGGACAAATTATTCTAACACGCTTGCATCAAGAATTTGATGTAATTTATAAAAAATTGCAAAGTTTAGAAGAAGGGCATTTTTGTAATGCTAGTATTCATAATGATATTAAAGCAATGCAACATGAGAATCTTTATTCTAGACTATATATGTCATAA
- a CDS encoding glycosyltransferase, whose product MQKLPENRYIHFIDSDDYFTKDCIQKCIESSQNGQHDIVCHGHKNYIHTSKTFTKDSNQEKNRLYRDGIDFFSHYKNFYFTWVWKGIFKTDLLNAYNLRFQFQMDYEDCDFGTILFLLAKNSIVTKDFIGIIYRIRPHSLSNFYLDNDFPPKMPEHLEKIKKFFKTYKQLKIYAGASCYLRITTTLKNMQNASQSTIEQKKILQRFCFAFLTLCVLTQWGIFFQCKKIDPHNINPIIKVYYKNLSLKEKIQIKMIFIKHNNIIRVALRKLKAFLKNLILHYNSKT is encoded by the coding sequence TTGCAAAAATTGCCAGAAAATCGCTACATACATTTTATCGATAGTGATGATTATTTCACAAAAGATTGTATCCAAAAATGCATTGAATCTTCACAAAATGGGCAGCATGACATTGTATGCCATGGACATAAAAACTATATACATACTAGCAAAACTTTTACAAAAGATTCTAATCAAGAAAAAAACCGATTATACCGCGATGGAATAGATTTTTTCTCACATTATAAAAACTTTTATTTCACTTGGGTATGGAAAGGAATTTTTAAAACTGATCTTCTTAATGCCTATAATCTAAGATTTCAATTTCAAATGGATTATGAAGATTGTGATTTTGGAACGATACTTTTTTTACTTGCCAAAAACTCCATTGTAACGAAAGATTTTATAGGTATTATCTATCGCATTCGCCCACATTCTCTCTCAAATTTTTATTTAGATAACGATTTCCCACCAAAAATGCCCGAGCATCTAGAAAAAATCAAAAAATTTTTTAAAACCTATAAGCAGCTAAAAATCTATGCGGGAGCATCTTGCTATCTAAGAATTACTACAACACTAAAAAACATGCAGAATGCCTCCCAAAGTACTATAGAACAAAAAAAGATTTTGCAAAGATTTTGTTTTGCTTTTCTTACTCTATGCGTTCTGACACAATGGGGTATTTTTTTTCAATGTAAAAAAATTGATCCGCATAATATCAACCCTATTATAAAAGTTTATTATAAAAATCTTTCTCTCAAAGAAAAAATCCAAATCAAAATGATATTTATTAAACATAATAATATTATTCGTGTTGCTCTAAGAAAGCTTAAAGCCTTCCTAAAAAACCTAATTCTGCATTATAATTCAAAAACCTGA
- a CDS encoding ABC transporter substrate-binding protein, giving the protein MIKKIFLVLGLLIVGMSAIEAKTMEYEDYFGKHTIDHFPQKIVYLGTYVEIPPMLGIWDKVVGLSGYAFEIDIIKNTPDLSRIEKFPTGHYANIDVEKLKTMGVDLVVTYPANLQAIAFAEKFGIKFLSLKTQSVADVFEHIRIQAKLFGKSDIADNKLAVMQEVLDLIKKRTENVEQKRVIEIFTKINHLSGHQNMDSAILKAASVDNIGLKYIKQGRAEVNLENIIKEDPEIIYLWWFSPLSVEDVLKQPQLKNIRAVKNKQVFKLPAMDIAGPRMPLIALFIAMKAYPERFYDINYEEFVKKYYHQVFEL; this is encoded by the coding sequence ATGATTAAAAAAATTTTTTTGGTTTTAGGTTTATTGATAGTAGGTATGAGTGCCATTGAAGCAAAAACTATGGAATATGAAGATTATTTTGGAAAGCATACAATTGATCATTTTCCTCAAAAAATTGTATATTTAGGGACTTATGTAGAGATTCCTCCTATGCTTGGGATTTGGGATAAGGTTGTAGGACTTTCTGGTTATGCATTTGAGATAGATATTATAAAAAATACTCCAGATTTAAGTAGGATAGAGAAATTTCCTACCGGACATTATGCCAATATTGATGTAGAAAAATTAAAAACAATGGGAGTTGATTTGGTTGTCACTTATCCTGCAAATCTTCAAGCTATTGCATTTGCTGAAAAGTTTGGTATTAAATTCTTATCTTTGAAAACTCAAAGTGTTGCGGATGTATTTGAGCATATTAGAATACAAGCAAAGTTATTTGGTAAAAGTGATATTGCAGATAACAAGCTTGCTGTGATGCAAGAAGTTTTGGATCTTATTAAAAAACGCACAGAGAATGTAGAACAAAAAAGAGTCATTGAAATTTTTACAAAAATCAATCATCTTAGTGGTCATCAGAATATGGATTCTGCAATTTTGAAAGCGGCAAGTGTAGATAATATTGGGTTGAAATATATTAAACAGGGAAGAGCGGAAGTAAATTTAGAAAATATTATTAAAGAGGATCCTGAAATAATTTATTTATGGTGGTTTAGCCCTTTAAGTGTGGAAGATGTTTTAAAGCAGCCTCAATTGAAAAATATTCGCGCTGTGAAAAATAAACAAGTTTTTAAACTTCCTGCTATGGATATTGCAGGGCCAAGAATGCCATTAATTGCACTTTTTATTGCAATGAAAGCCTATCCTGAAAGATTTTATGATATTAATTATGAGGAATTTGTTAAAAAATATTATCATCAGGTTTTTGAATTATAA
- the ureG gene encoding urease accessory protein UreG — MVKIGICGPVGSGKTALIECLTRLMSKDYSIGVITNDIYTKEDAEFMSKNSVMPRERIIGVETGGCPHTAIREDASMNLEAVEEMMQRFPDIEILFIESGGDNLAATFSPELADFTIFVIDVAEGDKIPRKGGPGITRSDLLVINKIDLAPYVGADLGVMDRDSKKMRGEKPFIFTNIRQKEGVEKIISWIKKYALLEEI, encoded by the coding sequence ATGGTAAAAATTGGGATTTGTGGGCCTGTTGGTAGTGGAAAAACCGCACTTATAGAATGTCTTACGCGTTTAATGAGCAAGGATTATTCTATTGGTGTAATTACAAATGATATTTATACTAAAGAAGATGCAGAGTTTATGAGTAAAAATTCTGTAATGCCACGAGAGAGGATCATAGGGGTAGAAACGGGTGGATGTCCACATACTGCAATTAGAGAAGATGCTTCTATGAACTTAGAAGCTGTAGAAGAAATGATGCAGAGATTTCCAGACATTGAAATTTTGTTTATCGAGAGCGGTGGTGATAATTTAGCAGCGACTTTTAGTCCAGAACTTGCAGATTTTACAATTTTTGTGATAGATGTGGCAGAAGGAGATAAAATTCCTAGAAAGGGTGGTCCAGGTATTACAAGATCAGATTTATTGGTGATCAATAAGATTGACTTAGCACCTTATGTTGGTGCAGATCTCGGAGTAATGGATAGGGATTCTAAAAAAATGAGAGGTGAAAAACCTTTTATTTTTACTAATATTCGCCAAAAAGAAGGGGTGGAAAAAATTATTTCTTGGATTAAAAAATATGCACTTTTAGAGGAAATATAA
- the ureE gene encoding urease accessory protein UreE produces the protein MIRVNKILGNIHTQALENYQSDIIEIAWYDTRKKIARLMTQASRDIAMKLESAPKEGISDGDIIYQENGLVIFFKILATKVLYLYAKDVVEVAKINFELGNRHASLFFGDSEFEFQTPYELPLQKLAEKLMVKYEIKESVLDSKKRLNVSMPHSEPNAKIALSNTFSVNIIKEK, from the coding sequence TTGATTAGAGTAAATAAAATATTAGGCAATATCCATACGCAGGCGTTAGAAAATTACCAGAGCGATATAATAGAAATCGCTTGGTATGATACTCGCAAAAAAATTGCTAGGTTAATGACGCAGGCAAGTAGGGATATTGCAATGAAGTTAGAATCTGCTCCAAAAGAGGGGATTAGTGATGGAGATATTATTTATCAAGAAAATGGATTAGTGATTTTTTTTAAAATCTTAGCAACTAAGGTTCTATATCTTTATGCAAAAGATGTTGTTGAAGTTGCAAAAATTAATTTTGAATTGGGAAATCGACATGCCTCATTGTTTTTTGGAGATAGTGAGTTTGAATTTCAAACACCCTATGAGTTGCCATTGCAAAAACTTGCAGAAAAGCTTATGGTAAAATATGAGATCAAAGAAAGTGTTTTGGATTCTAAAAAGCGATTAAATGTGAGTATGCCACACTCTGAACCAAATGCAAAAATAGCGTTAAGTAATACATTTAGTGTGAATATTATTAAGGAAAAGTAG
- a CDS encoding urease accessory protein UreD codes for MNNYTQATKLHLKTKLGVSGKSVIEEMFFTPPLKIIDPIYEGDVANIMLLSVSAGLMKGDCQDIDIFIGKNSKIKLTSQSFEKVHNTQDGKALRRTIVHVENDAMLDFFPLPVIPFAQSNFENTTQIFLDAKSTLYYSEIFCAGRVSRNEVFDFTRFDSKLHIFIDKKIKLYDNMLLEPKDVELQNMCMFDNYTHYLSLVIKNDMIDFEEFREMVLQEEGNIGVSKHDCFILLRALGRGSEELLNLREKVILEYQKRIKIK; via the coding sequence ATGAATAATTACACACAAGCCACAAAGTTACATCTAAAGACAAAATTGGGTGTTAGTGGAAAAAGTGTTATTGAGGAAATGTTTTTTACGCCACCGCTTAAGATCATTGACCCAATTTATGAGGGTGATGTGGCAAATATTATGCTTTTATCTGTTTCTGCAGGATTAATGAAGGGGGATTGTCAGGATATAGATATTTTTATAGGCAAAAATAGTAAAATTAAATTAACCTCCCAAAGTTTTGAAAAAGTTCATAATACACAAGATGGAAAGGCTTTGAGACGAACAATTGTTCATGTAGAAAATGATGCCATGCTTGATTTTTTTCCTTTACCTGTAATTCCATTCGCCCAGTCAAATTTTGAAAATACAACACAAATTTTTTTAGATGCAAAATCAACGCTTTATTATAGTGAGATATTTTGTGCTGGCAGGGTGAGTAGAAATGAAGTTTTTGATTTTACGCGTTTTGATTCTAAATTACATATCTTTATTGATAAAAAAATAAAATTATATGACAATATGTTATTGGAGCCAAAAGATGTGGAACTTCAAAATATGTGCATGTTTGATAATTATACTCATTATTTAAGTTTGGTTATTAAAAATGATATGATTGATTTTGAAGAATTTAGGGAAATGGTATTGCAAGAAGAGGGGAATATAGGTGTAAGCAAACATGATTGTTTTATTTTGCTTAGAGCTTTAGGAAGAGGTTCAGAAGAACTGCTAAATCTACGAGAAAAAGTTATTCTAGAGTATCAAAAGCGTATAAAAATAAAATAA
- the ureA gene encoding urease subunit alpha, giving the protein MRLTPRELDKMMLHYAGELAKKRKERGIKLNYVEAIALISMEIMELAREGKKSVAELMSYGKQILKADDVMDGVASLIHDVQVEVSFADGTKLVTVHTPIEDNGKLNPGEYILKDEDIILNAGRESIKIVVTNNGDRPIQVGSHFHFFETNKLLSFDREKAYGKRLDIASGTSVRFEPGETKTVELIDFGGNQRLYGFNDLNNGQISQENKQKALEVAKAKGFIK; this is encoded by the coding sequence ATGAGACTCACTCCAAGAGAATTGGATAAAATGATGCTGCATTATGCTGGCGAGTTGGCAAAAAAGCGTAAGGAAAGAGGAATAAAATTAAACTATGTAGAAGCAATTGCTTTGATTAGCATGGAGATTATGGAGCTTGCTAGGGAAGGCAAAAAAAGTGTTGCAGAATTAATGAGCTATGGTAAACAAATACTGAAAGCTGATGATGTGATGGATGGAGTTGCAAGTTTGATTCATGATGTACAAGTTGAAGTAAGTTTTGCAGATGGTACAAAACTTGTAACTGTGCATACTCCGATTGAAGATAATGGTAAGCTAAATCCTGGAGAATATATTTTAAAAGATGAGGATATTATTCTTAATGCAGGTAGAGAATCTATTAAAATTGTGGTAACAAATAATGGAGATAGACCAATACAAGTAGGGTCACATTTTCATTTTTTTGAGACAAACAAACTTTTGAGTTTTGATAGAGAAAAAGCTTATGGTAAGAGATTAGATATTGCATCAGGGACTTCTGTGCGATTTGAACCTGGAGAAACAAAAACTGTAGAGTTGATCGATTTTGGTGGGAATCAAAGGCTTTATGGATTTAATGATTTGAATAATGGGCAAATTAGTCAGGAAAATAAACAAAAAGCGTTGGAAGTGGCAAAAGCTAAGGGATTTATAAAATAA
- the rpmG gene encoding 50S ribosomal protein L33, with protein sequence MKVKIGLKCSECGDINYSTTKNAKTNTEKLELKKFCPRLNKHTIHKEVKLKS encoded by the coding sequence ATGAAAGTTAAAATAGGATTGAAGTGTTCTGAATGTGGAGATATCAATTACAGCACTACAAAGAATGCTAAAACAAATACAGAAAAACTGGAGCTTAAAAAATTCTGCCCAAGACTTAACAAGCATACAATACATAAAGAAGTTAAGTTGAAAAGCTAA
- a CDS encoding AmiS/UreI family transporter yields MLGIVLLYVAIVLINNGICRLAKIDGKTTSIMNIFVGFLSIVANVIVLIHGDMAQGSADIDGDGRVDFYAAATGLLFGFTYLFIACNNLFKLDARAFGWYSLFVAINSIPAAYMSYISNTTEGFWFAVIWLAWGILWLTGWIETVLKIELSFVPYLSILEGIFTAWIPAWLILTGYWY; encoded by the coding sequence ATGTTAGGTATTGTATTATTATATGTTGCGATTGTTTTGATTAATAATGGGATTTGTAGACTTGCAAAAATTGATGGAAAAACTACTTCTATCATGAATATTTTTGTAGGTTTTTTATCTATTGTTGCAAATGTTATTGTGCTAATTCACGGAGATATGGCACAGGGTAGCGCGGATATTGATGGGGATGGGCGTGTCGATTTTTATGCAGCGGCAACAGGATTATTGTTTGGTTTTACATATTTATTTATAGCATGTAACAATCTTTTTAAACTTGATGCTAGAGCATTTGGCTGGTACAGCTTGTTTGTTGCAATTAATTCTATTCCTGCTGCTTATATGAGTTATATAAGTAATACTACTGAAGGCTTTTGGTTTGCAGTAATTTGGCTTGCTTGGGGTATTTTGTGGCTTACAGGATGGATTGAGACTGTGCTAAAAATTGAATTATCTTTTGTGCCTTATTTATCAATTTTGGAGGGAATTTTTACGGCTTGGATTCCTGCTTGGTTAATTCTTACGGGATATTGGTATTGA
- the tuf gene encoding elongation factor Tu produces the protein MAKEKFVKTKPHVNIGTIGHVDHGKTTLSAAISAVLATKGLAELRDYDNIDNAPEEKERGITIATSHIEYETENRHYAHVDCPGHADYVKNMITGAAQMDGAILVVSAADGPMPQTREHILLARQVGVPYIVVFLNKQDMVDDQELLDLVEMEVRELLSAYDFPGDDTPIVSGSALKALEEAKSGSIGEWGEKVLKLMAEVDAYIPTPERDTDKTFLMPVEDVFSIAGRGTVVTGRIDRGVVKVGDEVEIVGIRDTQKTTVTGVEMFRKELDKGEAGDNVGVLLRGTKKEEVIRGMVLCKPGSITPHRKFEGEIYVLSKDEGGRHTPFFDGYRPQFYVRTTDVTGSIKLPDGVEMVMPGDNIKINVELITPIALELGTKFAIREGGRTVGAGVVTKIVE, from the coding sequence ATGGCTAAAGAAAAATTTGTCAAAACAAAACCTCATGTTAATATAGGAACAATCGGGCATGTTGACCATGGTAAAACTACTTTAAGTGCTGCTATTTCAGCTGTTTTAGCGACTAAAGGTTTAGCAGAGCTTAGAGATTATGATAATATCGATAATGCTCCTGAAGAAAAAGAAAGAGGTATTACTATTGCAACCTCTCACATTGAATATGAAACAGAAAATAGACATTATGCTCACGTAGATTGTCCTGGACATGCTGACTATGTTAAAAATATGATTACTGGTGCTGCACAAATGGATGGAGCAATTCTTGTTGTTTCTGCTGCTGATGGCCCTATGCCACAAACAAGAGAGCACATTCTCCTAGCTCGTCAAGTAGGTGTTCCGTATATTGTTGTTTTCTTGAATAAACAAGATATGGTTGATGATCAAGAGTTGTTGGATCTTGTTGAAATGGAAGTTAGAGAATTGCTTAGTGCTTATGATTTCCCAGGTGATGATACACCAATCGTATCTGGTTCTGCTTTGAAAGCATTAGAAGAAGCTAAGTCTGGTAGTATTGGTGAATGGGGTGAAAAAGTTTTAAAATTAATGGCTGAAGTTGATGCTTATATTCCAACTCCAGAAAGAGATACAGATAAAACCTTCTTGATGCCTGTAGAGGATGTTTTCTCAATTGCTGGTCGTGGTACTGTTGTTACAGGTAGAATTGATAGAGGTGTTGTAAAAGTAGGCGACGAAGTAGAAATTGTTGGTATTAGAGATACGCAAAAAACTACAGTAACTGGTGTTGAGATGTTTAGAAAAGAACTTGACAAAGGTGAAGCTGGTGATAATGTAGGTGTTCTTTTGAGAGGAACAAAGAAGGAAGAAGTTATCAGAGGTATGGTACTTTGTAAGCCAGGTTCTATTACTCCTCATAGAAAGTTTGAAGGAGAAATCTATGTTCTTTCTAAAGATGAAGGTGGAAGACATACTCCTTTCTTTGATGGATATAGACCACAATTTTATGTAAGAACTACTGATGTTACAGGTTCTATTAAATTGCCTGATGGTGTAGAAATGGTTATGCCAGGAGATAATATTAAGATTAATGTAGAATTGATTACTCCAATTGCACTTGAACTAGGAACTAAATTTGCCATTAGAGAAGGTGGTAGAACTGTTGGTGCTGGTGTTGTTACAAAAATAGTAGAATAA
- the ureB gene encoding urease subunit beta, translating to MIKISRKEYASMYGPTTGDKVRLGDTELFAEIEKDYTIYGEEIKFGGGKTIRDGMAQSVSANANELDTVITNAIIIDYTGIYKADIGLKGGKIVGIGKAGNKDTQDGVCDTMIVGAGTEVVAGEGLIVTAGGIDTHIHYISPTQIPTALYSGVTTMIGGGTGPAAGTYATTCTPGKWHMKQMLRATEEYVMNFGFFGKGNSSNEEALSDQIKAGALGLKVHEDWGSTPAAINHSLNVAEKYDVQIAIHTDTLNEAGCIEDTLMAIGGRTIHTFHTEGAGGGHAPDIIKAAGEANILPASTNPTIPFTKNTADEHLDMLMVCHHLDKNIKEDVAFADSRIRPETIAAEDALHDMGIFSITSSDSQAMGRVGEVIIRTWQTADKCKREFGRLEEETGENDNFRIKRYISKYTINPAIAHGISEYVGSIEVGKIADLILWKPSMFGVKPETIIKGGMIVASKMGDSNASIPTPEPIVYVDMFGSHGKAKYDCGITFVSQVSCDLNIKEEFGLERKILPVKNCRNVTKKDMKYNDVITPIEVDPETYEVRVNGKKVTSKFVDKVSLGQLYNLF from the coding sequence ATGATTAAAATTTCAAGAAAAGAATATGCTTCAATGTATGGGCCAACTACTGGTGATAAAGTAAGATTAGGCGACACAGAACTTTTTGCTGAAATTGAAAAAGATTATACGATTTATGGTGAAGAGATTAAATTTGGTGGCGGAAAAACTATTCGTGATGGTATGGCGCAATCTGTAAGTGCAAATGCAAATGAATTAGATACAGTAATTACAAATGCTATTATTATTGATTATACTGGAATTTATAAGGCTGATATCGGTCTAAAGGGAGGTAAGATTGTTGGTATCGGGAAAGCAGGGAATAAAGATACACAAGATGGTGTTTGCGATACAATGATTGTTGGTGCAGGCACTGAAGTAGTAGCAGGTGAAGGGTTGATAGTAACTGCTGGGGGAATTGATACGCATATCCATTATATTTCTCCTACACAAATTCCTACAGCACTTTATAGCGGTGTTACAACAATGATTGGTGGTGGTACAGGTCCTGCTGCAGGGACATACGCGACAACTTGTACTCCTGGAAAATGGCATATGAAACAAATGCTTAGAGCTACAGAAGAATATGTGATGAACTTTGGCTTTTTTGGCAAGGGGAATAGTTCAAATGAAGAAGCACTTAGTGATCAAATTAAAGCAGGAGCTTTGGGATTAAAAGTGCATGAGGATTGGGGTTCAACACCAGCAGCTATTAATCATTCTTTAAATGTTGCAGAAAAATATGATGTGCAAATTGCAATTCATACAGATACTTTGAATGAAGCAGGGTGTATTGAAGATACATTGATGGCTATTGGTGGTAGAACAATTCATACTTTCCATACAGAAGGTGCTGGTGGTGGGCATGCGCCAGATATTATCAAAGCTGCAGGTGAAGCAAATATTTTACCAGCATCTACAAATCCAACGATTCCATTTACAAAAAACACAGCAGATGAGCATCTAGACATGCTAATGGTATGTCATCATTTGGACAAAAATATCAAAGAAGATGTGGCTTTTGCAGATAGTAGAATCCGTCCAGAGACAATTGCAGCAGAAGATGCGTTGCATGATATGGGGATTTTTTCTATTACAAGTTCAGATTCTCAAGCAATGGGGAGAGTGGGTGAAGTAATTATTAGAACTTGGCAGACAGCTGATAAGTGTAAAAGAGAATTTGGAAGATTGGAAGAAGAAACAGGAGAAAATGATAATTTCAGAATTAAAAGATATATTTCAAAATATACAATTAATCCAGCGATTGCACATGGTATTTCTGAATATGTGGGATCTATTGAAGTTGGAAAAATTGCAGATCTTATTCTTTGGAAGCCTAGTATGTTTGGTGTGAAGCCAGAAACAATTATTAAGGGTGGAATGATTGTGGCCTCTAAAATGGGCGATTCTAATGCTTCTATCCCAACTCCAGAACCTATTGTGTATGTAGATATGTTTGGAAGTCATGGGAAGGCAAAGTATGACTGTGGCATTACTTTTGTTTCTCAAGTTTCTTGTGATTTGAATATTAAAGAAGAATTTGGTTTAGAGCGAAAAATTCTACCAGTGAAGAATTGTAGAAATGTTACAAAAAAAGATATGAAATATAATGATGTGATTACACCGATTGAGGTAGATCCTGAAACTTATGAAGTCCGAGTAAATGGTAAAAAAGTTACTTCTAAATTTGTTGATAAAGTTTCTTTGGGACAACTTTATAACTTATTTTAA